Proteins encoded by one window of Salmonirosea aquatica:
- a CDS encoding dihydrolipoamide acetyltransferase family protein: MKIIDMVMPQMGESIMECTVLGWLKQPGDSVEADDSILEVATDKVDTEVPSPYSGTLEEILVKEGDVVEIGATVARLRVNDEVVTGNHVESPTDTVHQEAVAHTDSEKSDNLDADTVEASENNDKALNLEEHMASFGLPTLRYGSKAVSSNPTPEHEQNNGFFSPLVLSIAREEGVSMEELLSIEGTGAESRVTKKDLLRFIGQKTESGPHVPPGTSSQPVTRVNGSVEIIEMDRMRRMIAQRMQDSKNISAHVTSFIETDMTTIVQWREQVKSTFRQQTGTSITYTPILIEAVIRAIKEFPLINVSVEGDKLLIKKSINIGMAVALPDGNLIVPVIHQADQYNLVGLAKKVNELAHKARENKLKPDDLAGGTYTVSNIGTFGNLMGTPIIVQPQVAIMAFGAIQKKPAVVETPQGDLLGIRQKMFISHSYDHRVVDGSLGGIFLKRVSDHLANFDPKRPIV, encoded by the coding sequence ATGAAAATAATTGATATGGTCATGCCCCAGATGGGCGAAAGCATCATGGAATGTACGGTCCTGGGATGGTTGAAGCAGCCGGGTGACAGCGTGGAAGCGGACGATTCGATTCTTGAGGTAGCTACCGATAAGGTGGATACCGAGGTCCCCTCCCCTTACTCGGGTACCTTGGAAGAAATATTGGTAAAGGAGGGTGATGTAGTTGAAATTGGAGCAACGGTAGCCCGACTGCGGGTTAATGATGAGGTTGTGACGGGAAATCATGTAGAATCTCCTACTGATACCGTACATCAGGAAGCAGTAGCCCATACAGATTCTGAAAAATCCGATAACTTGGATGCTGACACCGTCGAGGCTTCTGAAAACAATGACAAGGCATTAAATCTGGAAGAGCACATGGCTTCATTCGGCTTACCTACCTTACGCTACGGTAGTAAGGCTGTGTCCTCTAATCCCACTCCCGAGCATGAACAGAACAATGGTTTTTTCTCACCGCTGGTTTTGAGTATTGCCCGGGAAGAGGGGGTAAGTATGGAAGAATTACTAAGCATTGAGGGCACAGGGGCCGAAAGCCGTGTTACAAAAAAGGATCTTCTCAGGTTTATTGGACAAAAAACTGAGTCAGGCCCTCATGTACCTCCCGGTACTTCTTCTCAACCCGTAACCCGGGTAAATGGAAGCGTTGAAATTATCGAAATGGATCGGATGCGTCGTATGATTGCTCAACGGATGCAGGATTCAAAGAATATTTCGGCTCATGTAACGTCATTCATTGAGACCGATATGACTACTATCGTCCAATGGCGTGAACAAGTAAAATCCACCTTCAGGCAACAAACCGGGACTTCTATTACCTACACCCCTATTTTGATTGAGGCCGTAATTCGTGCCATAAAAGAATTTCCCTTAATCAATGTATCAGTGGAAGGTGATAAACTCCTCATCAAAAAATCGATCAATATTGGCATGGCTGTAGCCTTACCCGATGGAAACCTGATTGTACCGGTCATTCACCAGGCTGATCAGTATAACCTGGTAGGTCTGGCTAAGAAAGTAAACGAACTTGCCCACAAAGCCCGCGAAAATAAATTAAAACCCGACGATCTGGCGGGGGGTACCTACACGGTATCCAACATTGGTACTTTTGGTAATCTGATGGGAACTCCGATCATTGTACAGCCCCAGGTAGCCATCATGGCATTTGGAGCCATCCAGAAAAAACCTGCTGTGGTCGAGACACCCCAAGGTGACCTGCTTGGTATTCGTCAAAAAATGTTCATATCTCACTCGTATGACCATCGCGTGGTGGATGGGTCACTGGGAGGAATATTTCTAAAACGGGTATCGGATCACCTTGCCAATTTCGATCCTAAACGACCTATTGTATGA
- a CDS encoding 5' nucleotidase, NT5C type — MMKRITLDMDDVLADTHGKLVSIALNEFSTNHTLHDFKKKGLHELLHAKQMKKLYAIIQQPGFFADIPAIEGAVEVVTRLSYYYEIYIATAAMEFPNSFREKFDWLGTHLPFIPWTNIVFCGDKSIISSDYLIDDHIKNLVAFKGKPILFSAPHNLKETNFQRVNNWAEVADLFLPTT; from the coding sequence ATGATGAAGCGAATCACGCTGGATATGGATGACGTGCTAGCCGATACCCACGGTAAGCTCGTTTCTATTGCACTTAACGAATTTTCTACCAATCACACCCTCCATGACTTCAAAAAAAAGGGGCTCCATGAATTGCTGCATGCCAAGCAAATGAAAAAATTGTATGCGATCATCCAGCAGCCGGGCTTTTTTGCAGATATCCCCGCCATCGAAGGAGCAGTAGAAGTAGTCACGCGTCTGTCATACTATTACGAAATCTACATTGCCACTGCCGCCATGGAGTTTCCTAATTCATTTCGTGAAAAATTCGACTGGCTAGGTACCCATCTGCCTTTTATTCCCTGGACCAATATTGTTTTTTGTGGAGACAAGAGTATTATATCGTCCGATTACCTGATAGACGATCATATCAAGAACCTGGTTGCCTTTAAGGGAAAACCCATACTATTTTCAGCCCCCCATAATTTGAAAGAGACAAATTTTCAACGGGTGAATAATTGGGCAGAAGTTGCGGACCTATTCCTGCCCACAACATGA
- a CDS encoding response regulator: MNLLLIEDEPKTVQSLRQGLEENGYSVDIAYDGLLGKQLAVRNNYQLIISDIIMPGLNGLELCRELRQAGNQTPILMLTALGTTDDKVVGFDAGADDYLVKPFEFKEFLARVRALTKRGGLVSQTAQTLRFADLEVNIDAKTVFRDEKKIELTAREFNLLVYLIRNQGRVISKAEIAEQVWEIDFDTGTNIIEVYVNYLRKKIDRDFATKLIHTQFGMGYVLKTE; the protein is encoded by the coding sequence ATGAACTTATTGCTAATTGAGGATGAGCCCAAAACGGTCCAATCCTTACGCCAAGGACTTGAAGAAAATGGTTATTCGGTCGACATTGCCTATGATGGCCTTTTGGGTAAACAGCTGGCAGTACGAAACAATTACCAGCTCATTATCAGCGACATCATCATGCCCGGACTAAATGGTCTGGAGCTATGCCGGGAACTGCGCCAAGCAGGAAACCAGACTCCCATCCTGATGCTGACTGCACTGGGAACTACTGACGATAAAGTTGTAGGTTTTGACGCCGGTGCCGATGATTATCTGGTAAAACCTTTTGAATTCAAGGAGTTTTTAGCTCGCGTGCGTGCCTTAACCAAACGAGGCGGGCTGGTAAGCCAGACTGCCCAGACGCTTCGATTCGCCGATCTGGAAGTCAATATAGATGCTAAGACTGTATTTCGGGACGAAAAAAAAATTGAGCTTACCGCCCGAGAATTTAATCTACTGGTTTACCTCATCCGAAATCAGGGGCGGGTCATCTCGAAGGCGGAGATTGCCGAACAAGTGTGGGAAATAGACTTTGATACAGGTACTAATATCATTGAAGTTTATGTCAATTATCTCCGTAAAAAAATAGACCGCGATTTTGCCACTAAACTGATTCACACTCAGTTTGGGATGGGTTATGTGCTCAAAACGGAGTAA
- a CDS encoding sensor histidine kinase, translating to MQIRTRLTIQFALLVSGILLVSFLAIYYYTYVYTIEDFYVRLRLKAETTAKLLLEVDQIDTELLEIFDKSNRDLIYDKNLLIFDHRNKLIYANTDSTSLHISNYWLNQIRRSDLIRYKDGDFNVVCIAYAHRFGKAVVILGAHDEYGKANLDNLRQMLAIIFLVVTTIVAFAGLVFSQRALVPISRIMNEVEGILPQKLDTRLEVPNQNDEIGRLTLTFNKLLDRIEYAFRIQKTFVANVSHELKNPLTKISSQLEVSLLKEREKEDYQSTIRSVLEDIQELSQLSNSLMELAKVSENQREMLTDRVRLDEILWDTRTSLAQSNKSYKIVFQLHELPEDDTWLEITGNPTLLKTAFINLMENACKFSDDSTVKVNLSANEKSTTIEFIDNGKGISQEDQSMIFQPFYRGVSTATVKGSGIGLSLVERIIKLHNGTISIRQNLPTGTKFILDFLRV from the coding sequence ATGCAGATCCGAACCCGGTTGACCATCCAATTTGCCCTGCTGGTAAGTGGCATTCTGCTGGTTTCCTTTTTGGCAATCTACTATTATACCTACGTATATACGATTGAAGATTTTTACGTCCGGTTACGTCTCAAGGCAGAAACTACCGCTAAACTATTACTCGAGGTAGATCAAATTGACACAGAACTTCTGGAAATTTTTGACAAATCGAACCGGGATCTTATCTACGACAAGAATCTTTTGATTTTTGATCATCGAAATAAGCTCATCTACGCAAATACCGACTCAACTTCCCTGCATATTTCCAACTATTGGCTCAACCAAATCCGTCGGTCTGACCTGATTCGATACAAGGACGGCGATTTCAACGTAGTGTGTATCGCCTATGCCCATCGGTTTGGTAAAGCCGTAGTCATTTTGGGAGCCCACGACGAATACGGAAAAGCCAACCTCGATAACCTAAGACAAATGTTAGCTATAATTTTCCTTGTGGTCACCACCATTGTAGCTTTTGCGGGTCTGGTGTTTTCGCAACGGGCATTGGTACCTATATCAAGAATTATGAATGAGGTAGAGGGAATTTTACCCCAAAAGCTGGATACCCGCCTGGAAGTACCCAATCAGAATGACGAAATTGGTCGTCTTACTCTGACCTTCAATAAACTACTCGATCGTATTGAGTACGCCTTCCGTATCCAGAAAACATTTGTGGCTAATGTTTCGCACGAACTCAAAAACCCATTAACCAAGATTAGTTCTCAGTTGGAGGTGAGTTTACTGAAAGAAAGAGAAAAAGAGGATTATCAGTCTACCATCCGGTCGGTTCTAGAAGACATCCAGGAATTGTCACAGCTTTCAAACTCACTGATGGAGCTTGCCAAAGTGAGTGAGAATCAGCGGGAAATGCTAACGGATCGGGTACGGTTGGACGAAATTCTATGGGATACCCGTACGAGCCTGGCACAGTCTAACAAATCGTATAAAATAGTTTTTCAATTACATGAGTTGCCCGAGGACGACACGTGGCTGGAAATTACTGGCAACCCTACTCTGCTGAAGACAGCCTTTATCAATCTGATGGAAAATGCTTGTAAATTCTCTGATGATTCAACCGTAAAGGTTAATTTGTCAGCCAATGAAAAAAGTACTACGATTGAATTTATCGACAATGGAAAGGGCATATCTCAGGAAGATCAGAGTATGATTTTTCAGCCTTTCTACCGGGGTGTCAGCACCGCTACCGTCAAAGGATCGGGAATAGGCCTCTCGCTAGTGGAGCGAATAATCAAGCTGCACAACGGTACCATCTCCATCCGTCAAAACTTACCTACTGGTACTAAGTTCATTTTAGATTTTTTACGGGTCTAA
- a CDS encoding acyl-CoA desaturase, producing the protein MYAVIAVFAGHWYLSLFCQTFFLHRYSAHKMFKMNKFWERFFYLLTYISQGSSYLSPRAYAILHRMHHAFSDTEKDPHSPHHTKNVFTMMWETKDIYNAVLNRKRAIESQFERNYPEWNFIEKLGDSWSSRIGWGLIYAAFYILAYLYLDMHWIFFFLLPIHFLMGPIHGAIVNWSGHKYGYQNFDNQDKSKNSLIVDFLMMGELFQNNHHKRPNSINFGSKWFEVDPTYPVIKMLARLKIIEIRKKG; encoded by the coding sequence ATGTACGCAGTTATTGCCGTTTTTGCCGGGCATTGGTATCTTTCACTATTTTGTCAAACTTTTTTTCTACACCGTTATTCTGCTCACAAAATGTTCAAAATGAACAAGTTCTGGGAGCGTTTCTTTTATCTGCTTACGTATATTTCACAAGGATCGTCCTATCTTAGTCCCCGGGCATATGCCATTCTTCATCGCATGCATCATGCCTTTAGCGACACCGAGAAAGATCCGCACTCTCCCCATCACACCAAAAACGTATTTACAATGATGTGGGAAACTAAGGATATTTATAATGCTGTACTCAATCGGAAGCGGGCGATTGAGAGTCAATTTGAACGAAACTATCCTGAGTGGAACTTCATCGAGAAATTAGGCGATTCCTGGAGTTCACGTATTGGCTGGGGTTTGATTTATGCCGCATTCTATATCCTGGCTTATCTATATCTGGATATGCACTGGATATTCTTCTTCCTGCTGCCCATTCACTTTTTAATGGGCCCAATTCATGGGGCAATAGTTAATTGGAGTGGTCACAAGTATGGCTACCAGAATTTTGATAATCAGGATAAATCGAAGAATTCACTGATTGTGGATTTCTTGATGATGGGAGAATTATTTCAGAATAATCACCATAAACGCCCCAACTCAATTAATTTCGGCTCCAAATGGTTTGAAGTAGATCCCACCTACCCGGTTATAAAGATGCTGGCCCGTTTGAAGATTATTGAGATTCGGAAAAAAGGGTAA
- a CDS encoding DUF4159 domain-containing protein, with product MNYWKLLFGLIVCLALTTQGTLAQSSYKIARLKYGGGGDWYANKTSLPNLIKFTNAQLKMNIYPEEDVVEVGSNDIFQYPFVHMTGHGNVVFTESEARNLRNYLLAGGFLHVDDNYGLDQFIRREMKKVFPELSFVELPFDHPVYHQKFNFPNGLPKVHLHDEKAAQGFGIIYQGRLLCFYSYECDLGNGWEDQSVYNDPEELRQQALRMGANLLDYATTVF from the coding sequence ATGAACTATTGGAAACTACTATTCGGACTTATTGTGTGCCTGGCACTCACTACGCAGGGAACCTTAGCACAGTCATCCTACAAGATTGCCAGGCTCAAGTATGGGGGAGGAGGGGACTGGTACGCAAACAAGACCTCGTTGCCTAATCTGATAAAATTCACTAACGCTCAGCTTAAAATGAACATTTATCCTGAGGAGGATGTGGTTGAGGTAGGTAGCAATGATATTTTTCAGTACCCATTTGTGCATATGACGGGCCACGGAAATGTCGTTTTTACTGAATCTGAAGCCAGGAATTTACGCAATTACCTATTGGCAGGTGGTTTTCTGCACGTTGACGACAATTATGGTCTTGATCAGTTCATACGTAGGGAAATGAAAAAGGTGTTTCCAGAATTGAGCTTTGTGGAGCTACCCTTTGACCATCCGGTTTACCACCAGAAATTCAATTTCCCCAATGGCCTTCCCAAGGTACATTTACACGATGAAAAGGCCGCTCAGGGTTTTGGGATAATTTATCAAGGGAGATTGTTGTGCTTTTATTCCTATGAATGTGACTTGGGAAATGGCTGGGAAGACCAGAGTGTGTACAACGATCCGGAAGAACTGCGCCAGCAAGCATTGCGCATGGGTGCCAATCTGCTTGATTATGCTACGACGGTGTTCTAG
- a CDS encoding RsmE family RNA methyltransferase, producing MHVFYQPDNKKHFLETDEAHHCIKVLRARPGDELVVTDGRGGVSKGTIVSINPKRVEYQVRDFYQVPLPDYRIHMAICPTRKAERNEWMVEKMTELGVHKIQFVISEHTHRETMKRVLNPERLIRVALSAMKQSQQFHLPEFAYFLNLDTYLGQVEAKERYIAYVASEDIPRHLIQQLSPVRPVEILIGPEGDFSTAEIEAAQAADFKPVSLGDTRLRTETAAVVACHSAVLAQIQ from the coding sequence ATGCATGTCTTTTACCAGCCCGATAATAAAAAACACTTTTTGGAAACTGATGAAGCCCATCATTGTATAAAAGTTCTACGGGCAAGGCCAGGGGATGAGCTTGTGGTGACTGATGGGCGGGGAGGAGTTTCCAAGGGTACAATTGTCAGTATCAATCCAAAGCGGGTGGAATATCAGGTACGCGATTTTTATCAGGTACCCTTGCCAGACTATCGAATCCATATGGCCATCTGTCCAACCCGGAAAGCGGAGAGAAACGAATGGATGGTTGAAAAAATGACTGAGTTGGGGGTTCACAAAATACAGTTTGTTATTTCCGAGCATACGCATCGGGAAACAATGAAACGGGTGCTAAATCCTGAGCGGCTAATCAGAGTGGCGCTGTCGGCTATGAAGCAGTCACAACAATTTCATTTGCCAGAGTTCGCGTATTTTTTAAATTTAGATACTTATTTAGGTCAGGTCGAGGCAAAGGAACGTTATATAGCTTATGTGGCTTCTGAGGATATTCCTAGGCATTTGATACAGCAATTATCTCCTGTACGTCCAGTCGAAATTCTGATCGGACCCGAAGGAGATTTTAGTACTGCGGAAATTGAGGCAGCACAGGCAGCGGATTTTAAGCCAGTTTCGCTTGGAGATACCCGCTTACGCACCGAAACCGCCGCCGTAGTTGCTTGTCATAGTGCTGTATTGGCTCAGATTCAATAA
- a CDS encoding glutamine synthetase beta-grasp domain-containing protein has product MAKAKLEYIWLDGYKPTQSLRSKTKIENDFSGNLEDCPMWSFDGSSTEQAAGGSSDCLLKPVYICPDPQRKDGFLVMCEVLNADGTAHESNGRASIEDDDNDFWFGFEQEYFLWDPETNMPLGFPANGYPAPQGPYYCSVGAKNAFGREIVEEHLDVCLDAGLNVEGINAEVAAGQWEFQIFAKGAAEAGDQIWIARYLLERIGEKYGVAINWHCKPLGATDWNGSGMHANFSNSVLRTAGNKETYDAICKSFAPVVAEHIAVYGADNHLRLTGKHETQSIDQFSYGISDRGASIRIPIATVERGWKGWLEDRRPNSAADPYKVAARIIKTVKSAKV; this is encoded by the coding sequence ATGGCAAAAGCTAAACTTGAGTACATCTGGCTGGATGGTTATAAGCCTACCCAAAGCCTACGCAGTAAAACAAAAATTGAAAATGATTTCAGCGGAAATCTCGAAGACTGCCCCATGTGGTCATTTGACGGATCATCGACAGAACAAGCCGCCGGCGGATCTTCCGACTGTTTGTTAAAGCCGGTATACATCTGCCCCGATCCACAGCGTAAAGATGGATTTCTGGTGATGTGCGAAGTGCTTAATGCCGATGGAACGGCTCATGAATCCAATGGTCGTGCCTCCATCGAAGACGATGATAACGATTTTTGGTTTGGTTTCGAGCAGGAGTATTTCCTATGGGATCCTGAGACTAATATGCCTTTAGGTTTTCCTGCTAACGGCTACCCCGCTCCCCAAGGCCCTTACTATTGCTCAGTAGGTGCCAAGAACGCCTTTGGTCGTGAGATCGTTGAAGAACATCTGGACGTTTGTCTCGATGCAGGCTTGAATGTGGAAGGTATCAATGCCGAAGTGGCAGCGGGCCAATGGGAATTCCAGATTTTTGCTAAAGGAGCTGCGGAAGCTGGTGATCAAATCTGGATTGCCCGTTATCTTCTGGAGCGTATCGGTGAGAAATATGGAGTTGCAATCAACTGGCACTGCAAGCCTCTGGGTGCTACCGACTGGAATGGCTCAGGTATGCACGCCAACTTCTCTAACTCAGTGTTGCGTACGGCCGGAAACAAAGAAACTTACGACGCCATTTGCAAATCTTTTGCACCCGTTGTGGCTGAACATATCGCCGTGTACGGAGCCGATAATCACCTACGTCTCACCGGTAAGCACGAAACGCAATCTATTGATCAGTTCAGCTACGGTATTTCTGACCGTGGTGCCTCCATCCGCATTCCCATCGCGACGGTTGAGCGCGGCTGGAAAGGTTGGCTGGAAGACCGTCGCCCCAATTCGGCTGCTGATCCTTATAAAGTTGCTGCCCGAATTATTAAAACTGTTAAATCGGCGAAAGTATAG
- a CDS encoding glutamine synthetase III family protein gives MSYRSKAIEVSLSRQALPLVPPAEKITELYGINTFKEETMRTLLSPEAYIKISNAIRSGSHIDREVAEEVATAMKSWAISRGATHYTHWFQPLTGTTAEKHDSFFDLTSNGKAIEKFKGSALVQQEPDASSFPSGGIRATFEARGYTGWDPSSPAFLMDNGAGGKTLCVPSVFIAYTGEALDYKAPLLRALNVLDKAATSVCQYFNRDVTKVTATLGIEQEYFLVDKALYYARPDLVMAGRTVFGHGPARGQQLEDHYFGSISPRVNAFMVDFEFEALKLGIPVRTRHNEVAPGQFECAPTFEEVNLAIDHNALLMDLMQKVAEKHSFKVLFHEKPFAGINGSGKHNNWAIATDTGINLLAPTSKPKENLRFLTFLVNVIKAVHDNADLLRASIASAGNEHRLGANEAPPAIVSVFLGAQLTRMLEDLVDSGEITLEKGENFYYKLGINRIPQLFRDNTDRNRTSPFAFTGNKFEYRAVGGNANSASPMIVLNTIVANQLFAFKKELDERLATGEEKKIAVVEILKKYYTDSKRILFEGNGYSDDWVEEAQKRGLSNIKTTYEALGVYTHNATMSLFEKLEVLNSRELHARYDIELENFIKKIQIESRVIGDLALNHIVSTAVKYQFKLAQTARSLSDLDMHDEAAPIREIISEISSHVIIIKKLVYEMTESRKTANSLEDLVEKARSYTENVKGYFDRIRYHVDKLELVIDDEDWPLVKYREMLFIR, from the coding sequence ATGTCATACAGATCGAAAGCAATCGAAGTTTCCTTGAGTCGGCAGGCTTTGCCCCTGGTACCTCCAGCCGAGAAAATAACAGAGCTATATGGTATCAACACCTTCAAAGAAGAAACCATGCGGACTCTGCTTTCGCCCGAAGCCTATATAAAAATATCCAACGCCATTCGTTCAGGGTCACACATTGACCGCGAGGTAGCCGAAGAGGTAGCCACCGCCATGAAATCATGGGCTATTTCACGCGGCGCAACCCATTATACGCACTGGTTTCAACCTCTGACCGGAACAACCGCCGAAAAACACGATTCGTTCTTTGATCTTACTTCAAACGGTAAGGCAATTGAGAAATTCAAGGGCAGCGCCCTGGTACAACAGGAACCCGATGCCTCTTCGTTTCCCAGCGGCGGTATCAGGGCTACCTTTGAAGCAAGGGGGTACACAGGCTGGGATCCAAGCTCCCCTGCTTTTTTGATGGATAATGGAGCGGGGGGGAAAACTTTGTGCGTGCCCTCGGTCTTTATTGCCTACACAGGCGAGGCACTGGATTATAAAGCGCCACTATTGAGGGCACTGAATGTTTTGGATAAAGCGGCTACCAGTGTTTGCCAGTATTTCAATCGTGATGTTACCAAGGTGACCGCCACTCTTGGAATAGAACAGGAATATTTTTTGGTTGATAAAGCGTTGTATTATGCCCGTCCTGATCTGGTGATGGCGGGACGTACGGTATTTGGACATGGCCCGGCCAGAGGCCAACAGTTAGAAGATCACTACTTTGGCTCTATTTCCCCCCGCGTCAATGCGTTCATGGTTGATTTTGAGTTTGAAGCCCTCAAGCTAGGAATTCCAGTCCGCACCCGTCACAATGAGGTAGCTCCCGGGCAATTTGAGTGTGCACCTACCTTTGAAGAGGTTAACCTGGCGATCGATCATAATGCTTTATTGATGGATCTGATGCAGAAAGTAGCCGAAAAGCATAGTTTTAAGGTACTTTTTCACGAAAAACCTTTTGCCGGGATCAACGGAAGTGGCAAACATAACAACTGGGCCATTGCCACCGATACGGGAATCAATCTGCTGGCACCTACCTCCAAACCTAAAGAGAATCTGCGGTTTCTGACTTTCCTGGTGAATGTAATCAAAGCGGTCCACGATAACGCCGATCTATTGCGGGCGTCAATCGCTTCGGCGGGCAATGAACACCGTTTGGGGGCTAATGAGGCTCCTCCTGCCATCGTTTCGGTATTTTTAGGCGCTCAACTGACCCGCATGCTGGAAGATTTGGTGGATAGTGGGGAGATCACGCTGGAAAAGGGCGAAAATTTTTATTATAAGCTCGGAATTAACCGGATACCTCAACTTTTCCGGGACAATACGGACCGGAACCGTACCTCACCCTTCGCATTTACCGGAAATAAGTTTGAATACCGGGCCGTTGGGGGCAATGCTAACAGCGCTTCCCCCATGATTGTATTGAACACCATTGTGGCCAATCAATTGTTTGCTTTCAAAAAAGAACTTGACGAACGACTTGCTACGGGTGAAGAGAAAAAAATCGCGGTTGTGGAAATCCTGAAGAAGTACTACACTGATTCCAAACGCATTCTCTTCGAAGGCAATGGGTACTCTGATGATTGGGTCGAGGAAGCTCAAAAACGCGGCTTGTCCAATATCAAAACCACTTATGAGGCGCTGGGAGTATATACCCACAATGCTACGATGTCATTATTTGAAAAGCTAGAGGTACTCAATAGCCGTGAATTGCACGCCCGTTATGATATCGAACTGGAAAACTTTATCAAGAAAATCCAGATCGAATCTCGGGTAATTGGTGATTTGGCTCTTAACCACATTGTATCGACCGCGGTCAAGTACCAATTTAAACTAGCTCAAACGGCCCGCTCCCTATCAGATCTTGACATGCACGACGAAGCTGCCCCAATTCGGGAAATCATTAGCGAAATTTCCAGTCACGTAATCATTATTAAAAAGCTAGTGTATGAAATGACTGAGAGCCGGAAAACTGCTAACTCTTTGGAAGACCTGGTTGAGAAAGCAAGATCCTATACGGAGAACGTCAAAGGCTATTTTGATCGTATTCGGTACCATGTAGACAAACTTGAGCTCGTAATTGACGACGAAGACTGGCCACTAGTCAAGTATCGGGAAATGCTTTTCATCCGTTGA